One Streptomyces sp. NBC_01217 genomic region harbors:
- the sucC gene encoding ADP-forming succinate--CoA ligase subunit beta, translated as MDLFEYQARDLFAKHGVPVLAGEVIDTPEAAREATERLGGKSVVKAQVKVGGRGKAGGVKLAATPDEAVARATDILGMDIKGHTVHKVMIAETAPEILEEYYVSYLLDRTNRTFLAMASVQGGMDIEEVAEKTPEALAKVPVNAVDGVTIEKAREIVAQAKFPTEVAEKVAEVLVTLWDTFVAEDALLVEVNPLAKVANGDILALDGKVSLDENADFRQPEHEALEDKAAANPLEAAAKAKNLNYVKLDGEVGIIGNGAGLVMSTLDVVAYAGENHGNVKPANFLDIGGGASAEVMANGLEIILGDPDVKSVFVNVFGGITACDEVANGIVQALELLKSKGEEVTKPLVVRLDGNNAELGRKILSDANHPLVQRVDTMDGAADKAAELAAAAK; from the coding sequence GTGGACCTGTTCGAGTACCAGGCGAGGGACCTCTTCGCCAAGCACGGTGTACCGGTGCTGGCCGGTGAAGTCATCGACACGCCTGAGGCAGCCCGCGAGGCGACCGAGCGGCTGGGCGGCAAGTCTGTCGTCAAGGCGCAGGTGAAGGTCGGTGGCCGAGGCAAGGCCGGTGGCGTCAAGCTGGCAGCCACCCCCGACGAGGCGGTCGCCCGCGCGACCGACATTCTCGGCATGGACATCAAGGGCCACACGGTCCACAAGGTGATGATCGCCGAGACCGCGCCGGAGATTCTTGAGGAGTACTACGTCTCGTACCTCCTCGACCGCACCAACCGCACCTTCCTGGCCATGGCCTCGGTGCAGGGCGGCATGGACATCGAGGAGGTCGCGGAGAAGACCCCCGAGGCCCTCGCGAAGGTCCCGGTCAACGCCGTCGACGGCGTCACGATCGAGAAGGCCCGCGAGATCGTCGCGCAGGCCAAGTTCCCGACCGAGGTGGCCGAGAAGGTCGCCGAGGTCCTGGTGACGCTGTGGGACACCTTCGTCGCCGAGGACGCGCTCCTCGTCGAGGTCAACCCGCTCGCCAAGGTCGCCAACGGCGACATCCTGGCCCTGGACGGCAAGGTCTCGCTCGACGAGAACGCCGACTTCCGCCAGCCCGAGCACGAGGCGCTCGAGGACAAGGCCGCAGCCAACCCGCTCGAGGCTGCCGCCAAGGCCAAGAACCTCAACTACGTCAAGCTCGACGGCGAGGTCGGCATCATCGGTAACGGTGCCGGTCTGGTCATGTCGACGCTGGACGTCGTCGCGTACGCCGGTGAGAACCACGGCAACGTGAAGCCCGCCAACTTCCTCGACATCGGTGGCGGCGCCTCCGCCGAGGTCATGGCGAACGGCCTGGAGATCATCCTCGGCGACCCGGACGTCAAGTCCGTCTTCGTCAACGTCTTCGGCGGCATCACCGCGTGCGACGAGGTCGCCAACGGCATCGTCCAGGCACTTGAGCTGCTCAAGTCCAAGGGCGAGGAAGTCACCAAGCCGCTGGTCGTGCGCCTCGACGGCAACAACGCGGAGCTGGGTCGCAAGATCCTTTCCGACGCCAACCACCCGCTCGTTCAGCGCGTGGACACCATGGACGGCGCGGCCGACAAGGCCGCCGAGCTCGCCGCGGCTGCGAAGTAA
- the sucD gene encoding succinate--CoA ligase subunit alpha translates to MAIFLTKDSKVIVQGMTGATGMKHTKLMLADGTNIVGGVNPRKAGTTVDFDGTEVPVFGSVAEAIEKTGADVSVLFVPPAFAKAAVVEAIDAEIPLAVVITEGIAVHDSAAFWAYAGSKGNKTRIIGPNCPGLITPGQSNAGIIPGDITKPGRIGLVSKSGTLTYQMMYELRDIGFSSAVGIGGDPVIGTTHIDALAAFEADPETDLIVMIGEIGGDAEERAADFIAKNVTKPVVGYVAGFTAPEGKTMGHAGAIVSGSSGTAQAKKEALEAAGVKVGKTPTETAKLAREILGA, encoded by the coding sequence ATGGCAATCTTCCTCACCAAGGACAGCAAGGTCATCGTCCAGGGGATGACCGGTGCCACCGGCATGAAGCACACCAAGCTCATGCTGGCCGATGGCACCAACATCGTCGGCGGCGTGAACCCGCGCAAGGCCGGCACGACCGTCGACTTCGACGGCACCGAGGTACCGGTCTTCGGCTCCGTCGCCGAGGCGATCGAGAAGACCGGCGCGGACGTGTCCGTCCTCTTCGTGCCGCCGGCCTTCGCGAAGGCCGCGGTCGTCGAGGCGATCGACGCCGAGATCCCGCTCGCCGTCGTGATCACCGAGGGCATCGCCGTCCACGACTCCGCCGCCTTCTGGGCGTACGCGGGCTCGAAGGGCAACAAGACCCGGATCATCGGCCCGAACTGCCCCGGCCTGATCACCCCCGGCCAGTCCAACGCCGGCATCATCCCGGGCGACATCACCAAGCCCGGCCGCATCGGTCTCGTGTCCAAGTCCGGCACGCTGACCTACCAGATGATGTACGAGCTCCGTGACATCGGCTTCTCGTCCGCCGTCGGTATCGGTGGCGACCCGGTCATCGGTACGACGCACATCGACGCCCTCGCGGCGTTCGAGGCCGACCCCGAGACCGACCTGATCGTGATGATCGGCGAGATCGGCGGCGACGCCGAGGAGCGTGCGGCCGACTTCATCGCGAAGAACGTCACCAAGCCGGTCGTCGGTTACGTCGCGGGCTTCACCGCCCCCGAGGGCAAGACCATGGGCCACGCCGGCGCCATCGTCTCCGGCTCCTCCGGCACCGCGCAGGCGAAGAAGGAGGCCCTTGAGGCCGCCGGCGTCAAGGTCGGCAAGACGCCGACCGAGACCGCCAAGCTGGCGCGCGAGATCCTCGGCGCCTGA
- a CDS encoding RNA polymerase sigma factor, whose protein sequence is MTRRSTDAAAAPPLPSPKERRNPREAKPLSEEQVPSTKAQSPAPTPAPTPVEATGSTAMAPTEPGPTPELSDAPAAPAAPGVLDEPDAPAEAFDALYESCAADLFRQTFLLTGRRNLSQESVARAFALAWERWPEVAVDRDPASWVRAAAYEYAMSPWHRLRRTHRQLDPPPAEPGARALLDALLDLPPSYRRTLLLYDGVGLDLPETAAETEASTPAAASRLMNARAAVAEQLSELAEPSSPAEQSALLHRQLGALADAQPPAPLPSPDEVRTGSELKAQKWTRAAVSFTVLLIGLTLFTLVTAPARYETPPSPPQEIGGVPPRSGPQPLTPQDLKLQKLLRKELVQGPSRLVPEAG, encoded by the coding sequence ATGACGCGGAGGTCCACCGATGCGGCCGCCGCCCCTCCGCTCCCCTCCCCCAAGGAGCGACGCAATCCGCGTGAGGCGAAGCCCCTGAGTGAAGAGCAGGTCCCGTCCACGAAAGCGCAGTCGCCCGCACCGACCCCTGCGCCGACCCCCGTCGAAGCCACCGGGAGCACCGCCATGGCCCCGACCGAGCCGGGCCCCACCCCCGAACTGTCCGACGCACCCGCCGCACCCGCCGCACCCGGCGTACTCGACGAACCCGACGCACCGGCCGAGGCCTTCGACGCCTTGTACGAGAGCTGCGCCGCCGACCTCTTCCGCCAGACGTTTCTGCTGACCGGGCGTCGGAACCTGTCCCAGGAGTCCGTCGCGCGGGCGTTCGCGCTGGCCTGGGAGCGCTGGCCCGAGGTCGCGGTGGACCGGGATCCGGCGAGCTGGGTGCGGGCCGCCGCGTACGAGTACGCGATGTCGCCCTGGCACCGGCTGCGCCGCACGCACCGCCAACTCGACCCGCCGCCCGCCGAACCCGGTGCGCGCGCCCTGCTCGACGCGCTGCTCGATCTGCCGCCTTCGTACCGCCGCACCCTGCTGCTCTACGACGGTGTCGGCCTGGACCTCCCGGAGACCGCGGCGGAGACCGAGGCCAGCACCCCGGCGGCGGCGAGCAGGCTGATGAACGCGCGTGCCGCGGTCGCCGAGCAGCTGTCCGAGCTGGCGGAACCGTCGTCCCCCGCCGAGCAGTCGGCGCTCCTGCACCGGCAGCTCGGCGCGCTCGCCGACGCCCAGCCCCCCGCCCCGCTCCCCTCGCCGGACGAGGTCCGTACCGGCAGCGAGCTCAAGGCCCAGAAGTGGACCAGAGCGGCCGTCTCCTTCACCGTGCTGCTCATCGGTCTGACGCTGTTCACCCTGGTGACGGCTCCGGCGCGGTACGAAACCCCGCCGTCACCCCCTCAGGAGATCGGCGGGGTGCCGCCGCGCAGTGGTCCGCAGCCGCTGACGCCGCAGGACCTGAAGCTGCAGAAGCTGCTCCGGAAGGAACTCGTACAGGGTCCGTCCCGGCTGGTCCCCGAAGCCGGCTGA
- a CDS encoding cell division protein PerM, producing MTERSPSLLAEQGRSAVPGFTFLRGALAAGLGLGALTVLVTVLWISSPFPDDGPGEALHTAAALWLLAHGAELIRTDTLSGVPAPVGLVPLLLAVVPVWLVHRAARDALECDEGRRASSAPGAFVMVSGGYLLVGAAVALYAQDGSLSVDASSLLFPSAVVVTGAAAAGVWTASGRPLGPLPSWAPVRLRGKLARSRFRECAGTAGRAAAAGVAMLLGGGALLVAVALVWHAQPAQQSFVQLASDWTGRVVVLLLALVLVPNAAVWGAAYGLGPGFVLGTASTVTPLAFPGRPALPVFPLLAALPDRGPGTVPNWAAVVVPVAAGVTVAWFTVRRAAPVSAGREGAWSLQETALTAALAAVGCGAGTAVLAAAAGGPLGTGSLAEFGPVWWLTGAAALAWALLLGVPGALLLRAWRLREGRGGGGQAKETVTAEGAPAEPVSGQEAAPGPGAAPAPVRESVPAAVSVPAPAPVAKASPAKAAPDEDDDSEAYDFLPTDPWHERTARPDEAGPSVNP from the coding sequence GTGACCGAACGCAGCCCGTCGTTGCTGGCAGAGCAGGGCCGGTCCGCCGTGCCGGGCTTCACCTTCCTGCGCGGGGCCCTTGCGGCAGGGCTGGGGCTCGGCGCGCTCACCGTGCTCGTCACGGTGCTGTGGATCAGCTCCCCGTTCCCCGACGACGGACCCGGCGAGGCCCTCCACACGGCGGCCGCGCTCTGGCTGCTCGCCCACGGTGCCGAGCTGATCAGGACCGACACGCTCAGCGGGGTTCCCGCCCCCGTCGGCCTCGTGCCGCTGCTGCTCGCCGTGGTGCCGGTGTGGCTGGTGCACCGCGCGGCCAGGGACGCCCTGGAGTGCGACGAGGGGCGGCGGGCCTCTTCGGCGCCGGGTGCGTTCGTCATGGTCAGCGGCGGATATCTGCTGGTCGGGGCCGCTGTCGCGCTCTATGCGCAAGACGGTTCGCTGTCCGTGGACGCGTCGTCATTGCTCTTCCCTTCGGCCGTTGTGGTGACCGGCGCGGCGGCTGCCGGGGTCTGGACGGCATCAGGGCGCCCGCTCGGACCGCTGCCGTCCTGGGCGCCGGTGCGCCTGCGCGGGAAGCTGGCGCGTTCCCGGTTCAGGGAGTGCGCCGGGACGGCGGGCCGGGCGGCCGCGGCCGGGGTGGCCATGCTGCTCGGCGGCGGGGCGCTGCTCGTCGCGGTGGCGCTGGTGTGGCACGCGCAGCCGGCTCAGCAGTCGTTCGTCCAGCTCGCGAGCGACTGGACCGGCCGGGTCGTGGTGCTGCTGCTCGCGCTGGTGCTGGTGCCGAACGCGGCGGTGTGGGGCGCCGCGTACGGACTCGGACCGGGTTTCGTGCTCGGCACGGCGTCCACGGTCACCCCGCTGGCCTTCCCCGGGCGCCCGGCGCTGCCCGTCTTCCCGCTGCTCGCCGCGCTGCCGGACCGGGGTCCGGGAACGGTCCCGAACTGGGCGGCCGTGGTGGTGCCGGTCGCGGCCGGGGTGACGGTCGCCTGGTTCACGGTACGGCGGGCCGCGCCCGTCTCCGCCGGACGGGAGGGGGCGTGGAGCCTGCAGGAGACGGCGCTGACGGCCGCACTGGCGGCGGTGGGGTGCGGGGCCGGTACGGCAGTGCTGGCCGCGGCCGCGGGGGGACCGCTGGGCACCGGCTCACTGGCGGAGTTCGGCCCGGTGTGGTGGCTGACGGGTGCGGCGGCCCTGGCGTGGGCGCTGCTGCTCGGCGTCCCCGGGGCGCTGCTGCTCCGGGCCTGGCGGCTGCGGGAGGGCCGCGGGGGCGGGGGGCAGGCGAAGGAGACGGTAACGGCCGAGGGCGCGCCCGCCGAGCCGGTGTCCGGCCAGGAAGCCGCGCCCGGTCCGGGAGCCGCGCCCGCGCCCGTACGCGAATCCGTACCCGCTGCCGTATCCGTACCCGCACCCGCACCCGTCGCGAAGGCTTCCCCCGCGAAGGCTGCCCCTGACGAGGACGATGACTCCGAGGCGTACGACTTTCTGCCGACCGACCCCTGGCACGAACGGACGGCCCGGCCTGACGAGGCCGGGCCGTCCGTGAATCCGTGA
- the purN gene encoding phosphoribosylglycinamide formyltransferase: MASPPPSVAPARLVVLVSGSGTNLQALLDAIGDDPEGFGAQIVAVGADRSGIVGLERAERAGLPTFVCRVKDHATREEWDAALAAATAEHRPDLVVSAGFMKIVGKEFLARFGGRFINTHPALLPSFPGAHGVRDALAYGVKVTGCTVHFVDDGVDTGPIIAQGVVEVAEEDTAEGEAALHERIKEVERKLLVEAVGRLARDGYRIEGRKVHLGHVGE; encoded by the coding sequence GTGGCCTCCCCGCCCCCCTCCGTCGCACCGGCCCGCCTGGTCGTGCTCGTCTCCGGCTCCGGTACGAACCTCCAAGCCCTGCTCGACGCCATCGGCGACGACCCCGAGGGCTTCGGTGCGCAGATCGTCGCCGTCGGCGCCGACCGTTCCGGCATCGTCGGTCTGGAGCGGGCGGAGCGCGCCGGGCTGCCGACCTTCGTGTGCAGGGTCAAGGACCACGCCACCCGCGAGGAGTGGGACGCGGCACTCGCGGCCGCGACGGCCGAGCACCGCCCGGACCTCGTGGTGTCCGCGGGGTTCATGAAGATCGTGGGCAAGGAGTTCCTCGCCCGGTTCGGCGGCCGGTTCATCAACACCCACCCCGCCCTGCTCCCCAGCTTTCCCGGTGCCCACGGGGTGCGTGACGCACTCGCGTACGGCGTGAAGGTCACCGGGTGCACCGTCCACTTCGTCGACGACGGCGTCGACACCGGTCCGATCATCGCGCAGGGCGTGGTCGAGGTGGCCGAAGAGGACACGGCGGAGGGCGAAGCCGCTCTCCACGAACGCATCAAGGAAGTCGAGCGCAAGCTGCTCGTCGAGGCCGTGGGGCGGCTCGCCCGCGACGGCTATCGCATTGAGGGACGAAAGGTTCATCTCGGTCATGTCGGTGAATAA
- the purH gene encoding bifunctional phosphoribosylaminoimidazolecarboxamide formyltransferase/IMP cyclohydrolase has protein sequence MSVNKPIRRALVSVYDKTGLEDLARGLHEAGVELVSTGSTAGKIAAAGVPVTKVEELTGFPECLDGRVKTLHPRVHAGILADLRLDAHREQLAELGVEPFDLVVVNLYPFKETVASGATADECVEQIDIGGPSMVRAAAKNHPSVAVVTSPERYADVLAAVEAGGFDLTARKRLAAEAFQHTAAYDVAVASWFADDYAAADDSGFPDFFGATYERKNVLRYGENPHQPAALYTSGAGGLAEAEQLHGKEMSYNNYTDTDAARRAAYDHAEPCVAIIKHANPCGIAIADDVAEAHRNAHACDPLSAFGGVIAVNRPVTVAMAEQVAEIFTEVIVAPAYEDGAVEVLARKKNIRVLRCPDAPASEVEVKPIDGGALLQVTDRLQADGDDPANWTLATGEALSEDELKELAFAWKACRAVKSNAILLAKGGASVGVGMGQVNRVDSAKLAVERAGEERARGAYAASDAFFPFPDGLEILTAAGIKAVAQPGGSVRDELVVEAARKAGVTMYFTGTRHFFH, from the coding sequence ATGTCGGTGAATAAGCCCATCCGCCGCGCCCTGGTCAGTGTCTACGACAAGACAGGGCTCGAAGACCTCGCCCGCGGTCTGCACGAGGCGGGTGTCGAGCTGGTCTCCACCGGCTCCACCGCCGGGAAGATCGCTGCCGCCGGGGTTCCGGTCACCAAGGTCGAGGAGCTCACCGGCTTCCCCGAGTGCCTCGACGGCCGCGTCAAGACGCTGCACCCGCGCGTCCACGCCGGCATCCTCGCGGACCTGCGCCTGGACGCCCACCGCGAGCAGCTCGCCGAACTGGGTGTCGAGCCCTTCGACCTCGTCGTCGTCAACCTGTATCCGTTCAAGGAGACCGTCGCCTCCGGCGCGACCGCCGACGAGTGCGTGGAGCAGATCGACATCGGCGGCCCGTCGATGGTCCGTGCCGCCGCCAAGAACCACCCGTCCGTGGCCGTCGTCACTAGCCCCGAGCGGTACGCCGACGTCCTCGCCGCGGTCGAGGCGGGCGGCTTCGACCTGACCGCCCGCAAGCGGCTGGCCGCCGAGGCCTTCCAGCACACGGCCGCGTACGACGTGGCCGTGGCTTCCTGGTTCGCGGACGATTACGCCGCCGCGGACGACTCGGGCTTCCCCGACTTCTTCGGTGCGACGTACGAGCGCAAGAACGTCCTGCGGTACGGCGAGAACCCGCACCAGCCCGCCGCGCTCTACACCTCCGGCGCCGGTGGCCTGGCCGAGGCCGAGCAGCTGCACGGCAAGGAGATGTCGTACAACAACTACACGGACACCGACGCCGCGCGCCGGGCCGCGTACGACCACGCCGAGCCGTGCGTCGCGATCATCAAGCACGCCAATCCGTGCGGCATCGCGATCGCCGACGACGTCGCCGAGGCGCACCGCAACGCGCACGCCTGCGACCCGCTCTCCGCCTTCGGCGGGGTCATCGCCGTCAACCGCCCGGTGACCGTGGCCATGGCCGAGCAGGTCGCGGAGATCTTCACCGAGGTCATCGTCGCCCCGGCGTACGAGGACGGCGCGGTCGAGGTGCTGGCCCGCAAGAAGAACATCCGCGTGCTGCGCTGCCCCGACGCCCCGGCCTCCGAGGTGGAGGTCAAGCCGATCGACGGCGGCGCGCTGCTCCAGGTCACCGACCGCCTCCAGGCCGACGGCGACGACCCGGCCAACTGGACCCTCGCCACCGGTGAGGCCCTCTCGGAGGACGAGCTGAAGGAGCTCGCCTTCGCGTGGAAGGCGTGCCGCGCGGTCAAGTCCAACGCGATCCTGCTCGCCAAGGGCGGCGCCTCGGTCGGCGTCGGCATGGGCCAGGTCAACCGGGTCGACTCCGCGAAGCTGGCCGTCGAGCGGGCGGGCGAGGAGCGGGCGCGCGGCGCGTACGCCGCGTCCGACGCGTTCTTCCCGTTCCCGGACGGGCTGGAGATCCTGACCGCGGCGGGCATCAAGGCCGTGGCCCAGCCGGGCGGTTCGGTCCGCGACGAGCTGGTGGTCGAGGCCGCGCGGAAGGCGGGCGTGACGATGTACTTCACGGGTACGCGGCACTTCTTCCACTGA
- a CDS encoding RDD family protein, with amino-acid sequence MSFGDPNPNNPYGQQPGQPPQGQPGYGYPQQPPQGVPPQQGQPGYGYPQQPGQAPQGQPGYGYPQQAPGTLQANNGYINVPVLGTVQVASMGRRLGARAIDGVVIGVILSIIMGIGLAGAVGIANDCDPNSADYTSCMNDASAGIVTAMFTWIAVIAVFTLLYEWLMISLVGATVGKLAVGLRVVKENTGQNPGLGSGFIRYIIPIVGAFLCYIGAILVYLSPFFDNSGKLQGWHDRAAGTLVIKK; translated from the coding sequence ATGAGCTTCGGCGACCCGAACCCGAACAATCCGTACGGCCAACAGCCCGGCCAGCCGCCGCAGGGCCAGCCCGGTTACGGATACCCGCAGCAGCCGCCGCAGGGCGTACCCCCGCAGCAGGGCCAGCCCGGCTATGGCTACCCGCAGCAGCCCGGTCAGGCGCCGCAAGGCCAGCCCGGTTACGGATACCCGCAGCAGGCCCCGGGCACGCTCCAGGCCAACAACGGCTACATAAACGTCCCGGTCTTGGGTACCGTCCAGGTCGCCTCAATGGGCCGCCGCCTCGGCGCTCGCGCCATCGACGGCGTCGTCATCGGCGTCATCCTCAGCATCATCATGGGGATCGGTCTGGCCGGCGCGGTGGGCATCGCCAACGACTGCGACCCCAACTCGGCGGACTACACCTCGTGCATGAATGACGCCAGCGCTGGCATCGTCACCGCGATGTTCACCTGGATCGCAGTGATCGCCGTCTTCACGCTGCTCTACGAGTGGCTGATGATCTCGCTCGTCGGCGCGACCGTGGGCAAGCTCGCCGTCGGTCTGCGTGTCGTGAAGGAGAACACCGGTCAGAACCCGGGTCTCGGCTCCGGCTTCATCCGCTACATCATTCCGATCGTCGGCGCGTTCCTCTGCTACATCGGCGCCATCCTCGTCTACCTCTCGCCGTTCTTCGACAACTCCGGGAAGCTGCAGGGCTGGCACGACCGTGCCGCCGGCACCCTGGTGATCAAGAAGTAG
- a CDS encoding bifunctional methylenetetrahydrofolate dehydrogenase/methenyltetrahydrofolate cyclohydrolase yields the protein MTAQILDGKATAAAIKSDLTVRVAALKAQGITPGLGTLLVGDDPGSRWYVNGKHRDCAQVGIASIQRELPDTATQEEIEDVVRELNANPECTGYIVQLPLPKGIDTNRVLELMDPAKDADGLHPMNLGRLVLNEKGPLPCTPQGVVQLLRHHGVEINGAHVVVVGRGVTIGRSIPLLLTRKSENATVTQCHTGTRDLSAQLRQADIIVAAAGVPHIIKPEDVKPGAAVLDVGVSRDENGKIVGDVHPGVAEVAAWISPNPGGVGPMTRAQLLVNVVEAAELLAADAV from the coding sequence ATGACTGCCCAGATTCTCGATGGCAAGGCCACCGCAGCCGCGATCAAGTCCGATCTCACCGTCCGCGTGGCGGCCCTCAAGGCGCAGGGCATCACCCCTGGCCTGGGAACCCTGCTCGTCGGGGACGACCCGGGCAGCCGGTGGTACGTGAACGGCAAGCACCGCGACTGCGCACAGGTCGGCATCGCCTCCATCCAGCGCGAACTCCCCGACACCGCCACCCAGGAGGAGATCGAGGACGTCGTACGGGAGCTCAACGCCAACCCCGAGTGCACGGGGTACATCGTGCAGCTTCCCCTTCCCAAGGGAATCGACACCAACCGCGTCCTGGAACTGATGGATCCGGCCAAGGACGCCGACGGCCTGCACCCGATGAACCTCGGACGCCTCGTGCTGAACGAGAAGGGCCCGCTGCCCTGCACCCCGCAGGGCGTCGTCCAGCTGCTCCGCCACCACGGCGTGGAGATCAATGGGGCGCACGTCGTGGTCGTCGGCCGCGGTGTCACCATCGGCCGCTCGATCCCGCTGCTGCTGACCCGTAAGTCCGAGAACGCCACCGTCACCCAGTGCCACACCGGTACGCGTGACCTCTCCGCCCAGCTCAGGCAGGCCGACATCATCGTCGCCGCCGCCGGTGTGCCGCACATCATCAAGCCCGAGGACGTGAAGCCGGGCGCGGCCGTGCTCGACGTCGGCGTCAGCCGGGACGAGAACGGCAAGATCGTCGGGGACGTCCACCCGGGTGTGGCCGAGGTCGCCGCGTGGATCTCCCCCAACCCGGGCGGTGTCGGCCCGATGACCCGCGCCCAGCTGCTCGTCAACGTGGTCGAGGCGGCCGAGCTCCTCGCAGCCGACGCCGTCTGA